From the bacterium genome, one window contains:
- the rpsR gene encoding 30S ribosomal protein S18, with the protein MSYKKKPCRFTEAGIFYIDYKDEKMLQRYVTEEGKIIPRRVNGSTAWHQRQLIIAIKRARHMALLPFVADNPR; encoded by the coding sequence ATGAGTTACAAAAAGAAGCCGTGCCGGTTTACCGAGGCAGGGATCTTCTATATCGATTATAAAGACGAGAAGATGCTGCAACGTTATGTTACCGAAGAAGGCAAGATTATTCCCCGTCGGGTGAATGGATCTACTGCATGGCATCAGCGACAGCTAATCATTGCGATTAAACGAGCGCGCCACATGGCGTTGTTGCCGTTCGTCGCGGATAACCCACGGTAA